Proteins co-encoded in one Arthrobacter sp. ERGS1:01 genomic window:
- a CDS encoding HNH endonuclease signature motif containing protein: protein MSKSVLVPGDRGDSAAARSAAELITAVRLPDVESFPSNFPGFAELPAFAPFEDPSDLSAEPRLTKVDVARSVMDDCAAALAGIQILEARVAGCKAALVERFVSAARAEEQALCLDRWQSTVSEMSARAEIAAALTITEGSVGALIEHSLTVVRDLPGTWDQVRQGCLPWGHAVVIAEETITLGAAGIPADAIEAYERALLGKAPGCTLPSFKGKARRLLEKSHPESIATRTKAAYERRRVEIQRVHDGMSWLNLHLPAPTVEGIWDQCTFIARNAQGPGESRTLTQLRADVEAALLLGQSLAVNGINDNRPLPALTDATVPEASATTGAEVAIVVPPAGAFGFPGFDPTGVVHPPAVPEDYARLCAMTGAGPEPDPCDPGSLPGRFYTLDDRQIPAFPTPNYNEPRYAPPDLWNPESVGGAGPSSTGSWTSGSGDGAARSAVPWLGMPPMPQVMPVLLIPALSLVGASCDPAILEGYGPISIEVAKRLLADASCFYRAFTDPMTGEALALNPETRRVDRKMRIMLRAANEFCTFPGCSAKAAHSEVDHIKPWSAGGTSVLENLEPLDKRHHLVKHFKDDRTRQGRIREDQSAERAALKLRGWTPTMTESGRPGWTSPTGRYYPPQPAETAPPSYPKWIAKTIAGRLEPAGLAESSGPGAQASPAGSGNLRPRTGPIDVSPAEALMIHYLAG, encoded by the coding sequence ATGAGCAAGTCGGTGCTGGTCCCCGGCGATCGGGGCGATTCGGCCGCCGCACGCAGTGCGGCGGAGCTCATCACCGCTGTCAGGCTTCCCGACGTCGAAAGCTTCCCATCCAACTTTCCCGGTTTTGCCGAACTGCCGGCTTTCGCGCCGTTCGAGGACCCGTCGGATCTGTCAGCGGAACCCCGGTTGACGAAGGTCGATGTGGCCCGGTCCGTGATGGATGATTGCGCCGCCGCCTTAGCCGGTATCCAGATACTGGAAGCCCGCGTGGCTGGGTGCAAGGCGGCCTTGGTGGAGCGGTTTGTTTCAGCGGCCAGGGCAGAGGAACAGGCGCTTTGCCTGGATCGCTGGCAGTCCACGGTCTCCGAGATGAGTGCCAGGGCCGAGATTGCTGCCGCATTGACCATCACTGAGGGTAGTGTCGGCGCGTTGATTGAGCACTCCCTGACAGTGGTCCGGGACCTGCCCGGGACATGGGATCAAGTCCGGCAAGGTTGCCTGCCCTGGGGTCATGCGGTGGTGATCGCAGAGGAAACCATCACCCTGGGCGCCGCCGGCATCCCGGCAGACGCCATTGAAGCGTATGAGCGAGCCCTGCTGGGCAAGGCGCCCGGCTGCACCCTGCCCTCGTTCAAGGGCAAGGCACGGAGGCTGCTGGAGAAATCCCACCCGGAATCCATCGCAACCCGCACCAAGGCGGCATATGAGCGGCGGCGGGTGGAGATTCAGCGCGTCCACGACGGCATGTCCTGGCTCAACCTTCATCTTCCTGCCCCTACGGTGGAGGGCATTTGGGATCAGTGCACCTTCATTGCCCGCAACGCCCAAGGACCGGGGGAGTCCCGCACCTTGACCCAGTTGCGGGCCGATGTCGAGGCCGCCCTGCTGCTGGGCCAGTCCCTGGCCGTCAACGGCATCAACGACAACCGGCCGCTACCGGCGCTTACGGACGCCACAGTGCCGGAAGCGAGCGCGACGACGGGGGCCGAAGTTGCCATTGTCGTTCCTCCTGCCGGTGCTTTCGGTTTTCCGGGTTTTGACCCGACCGGAGTGGTGCATCCGCCGGCGGTACCGGAAGACTATGCCCGGCTTTGCGCGATGACGGGTGCCGGTCCGGAACCCGATCCTTGCGATCCCGGCAGCCTACCGGGCAGGTTCTACACACTGGACGATCGGCAGATCCCTGCTTTCCCAACGCCCAACTACAACGAACCACGGTATGCCCCGCCGGACCTCTGGAACCCCGAGTCCGTCGGCGGTGCCGGCCCGAGCAGCACTGGGTCTTGGACTTCAGGCTCAGGGGACGGCGCCGCGCGTTCCGCCGTCCCCTGGCTGGGGATGCCGCCAATGCCGCAGGTCATGCCCGTGCTGTTGATCCCGGCCCTGTCGCTGGTTGGCGCCTCGTGCGACCCGGCCATTCTGGAGGGCTATGGGCCCATCAGCATCGAGGTGGCAAAGCGCCTCCTTGCGGACGCATCCTGCTTCTACCGGGCCTTCACCGATCCGATGACAGGGGAGGCCCTGGCGCTGAACCCGGAAACCCGGCGGGTGGACAGGAAGATGCGGATCATGCTGCGGGCGGCCAACGAATTCTGCACATTCCCGGGTTGTTCGGCGAAGGCCGCCCACTCCGAGGTGGACCACATCAAACCATGGAGCGCCGGTGGTACGAGTGTTCTGGAAAATCTTGAACCCCTGGATAAACGGCACCACCTCGTGAAGCACTTCAAGGACGATCGCACCCGCCAAGGGCGCATTCGTGAGGACCAGTCAGCCGAACGGGCCGCGCTAAAATTGCGTGGCTGGACGCCCACCATGACCGAATCCGGCCGTCCCGGCTGGACCTCGCCCACCGGACGCTACTACCCGCCACAACCAGCCGAGACCGCCCCACCGTCATACCCGAAATGGATTGCCAAGACCATCGCCGGCCGTCTCGAACCGGCTGGGCTGGCGGAATCGTCAGGACCGGGCGCCCAGGCGAGCCCGGCGGGTTCCGGCAACCTTCGGCCTCGTACCGGCCCCATCGACGTCAGCCCAGCCGAAGCCCTCATGATTCACTACCTCGCCGGCTGA
- a CDS encoding ABC transporter permease, protein MTTSVLTDRADDEATAISTAAPVRRKRRDPISMGMAVFGVLVFAFLFLPIVVIVIYSFNTGRLLAAWEGFGFTAYTNAAGNAVIRGSVLTSLQAALGASILSTILGTLGGLALARAKKKARWAALLTGLLALTLVTPEIVDAISILPWFVSLGTDFGFAPINNGMVRLVVAHTVMSVAVVTFIVRARMQGTDMALEEAAADLYATPWNRFWQITLPIAAPGILAGALMSFTLSLDNTIVSSFVQVPGNTPWPVYIFSSLKVSLRPEIAAVSTIMLLLTLVALAVVALVLRRFGESSTDIAKTIAGS, encoded by the coding sequence ATGACCACCTCAGTTCTCACCGACCGGGCCGACGACGAGGCTACGGCGATTTCCACGGCCGCGCCCGTGCGCCGCAAGCGCAGGGACCCGATCTCGATGGGCATGGCAGTGTTCGGCGTCCTCGTATTCGCGTTCTTGTTCCTGCCGATTGTGGTCATCGTCATCTACTCCTTCAACACGGGCCGGTTGCTGGCCGCATGGGAAGGCTTCGGCTTTACCGCGTATACGAATGCCGCCGGCAACGCCGTGATCCGCGGCTCCGTGCTCACCTCCCTGCAGGCGGCGCTGGGGGCCTCGATCCTGTCGACCATTCTGGGCACGCTGGGCGGGCTGGCACTTGCCCGGGCCAAGAAGAAGGCACGCTGGGCTGCCCTGCTGACAGGCCTGCTGGCACTGACCCTGGTGACCCCGGAGATCGTGGACGCCATCTCGATCCTGCCGTGGTTCGTCAGCCTCGGCACTGATTTTGGCTTCGCCCCGATCAACAACGGCATGGTCCGCCTGGTGGTGGCGCACACCGTGATGTCGGTGGCCGTGGTGACGTTCATTGTCAGGGCCCGCATGCAGGGCACCGACATGGCACTCGAGGAGGCCGCGGCGGATTTGTACGCCACGCCGTGGAACAGGTTCTGGCAGATCACCCTGCCCATCGCGGCGCCCGGCATCCTGGCTGGTGCACTGATGTCGTTCACGCTGAGCCTGGACAACACGATCGTCTCCAGCTTCGTGCAGGTGCCGGGGAACACGCCGTGGCCGGTGTACATCTTCAGCTCGCTGAAGGTCTCGCTCCGTCCCGAAATTGCGGCGGTGTCGACGATCATGTTGCTGCTGACCCTGGTGGCGTTGGCCGTGGTGGCCCTGGTGCTGCGCCGCTTTGGCGAAAGCTCCACGGACATCGCCAAGACCATCGCCGGTTCATAA